One segment of Tetrapisispora phaffii CBS 4417 chromosome 1, complete genome DNA contains the following:
- the VPS35 gene encoding retromer subunit VPS35 (similar to Saccharomyces cerevisiae VPS35 (YJL154C); ancestral locus Anc_1.193) → MVSKKEIVFDIKEQGVLVSRALKNDLLIEAIRHCAKALKILRSSHIPLPLYFEFYTLIDEKCLSVLSRYLTEAQKTNKVDLNEVYTIIQYTGNILPRLYLLITVGKCFLKSNPEYRIEILKDLAEMTRGEQDPIRGIFLRYYISNNITPVFLTEEFKEVDLSFKCDFIMTNFIECNKLWIRLQFQGFLKERIQHIKDREHIRAIIGLQLLQLSNVLNSDIEKYKSDILPVLNQQLIKCNDVMAQKYIFQVILEVFPVSFHLDTIESLLETTLLLNHDLSISEIVDYLIGRINKGIEKFNIQLIEYTKVFWDYLNELNKKIPSLPLSDFIPLLNNIMDISVDEEKVDNINGYFELLYKKLKGSNVEIGKEEHKLLFDFLIFSNLKRVKCNEKFYFKVLTSSSKWYYDLLQLQPREIKGQIIGTLLSNVVNSNSQLTISSSSQVESLLKISKIMLDDSEGNYIDAAKDIIPKVINFIFMSFKSGTFNNSFEITLKIKNWIYDSNHDFIVNVYPSIINQLWKLVRVCQVIERKYSSNADFCQHYNNLSKQLFRHISRCLGDILMVAKEDDKDSIEMAYKLYLNTATLADQFMLVDISNDFFLQAFELLEEKIINKSFDQISLLKVLIQSLQKTKSLNNEDKVYEDLAIRCVVDASKLLKKQTQSCAISSCSYLWWCKSVTIMSSDKIKSNNKFFKDGKRILECLQKSLRLADSVMDNIMSSQIMLEILEICLYYYDTDEKNETHIGFNYINQLISLIQNTIQSLELEMTTTQFANVERNGELGADKIGLWVMGIGNSYIPITSINDVNSSDDVNNNNKHIDHNNIKPVKELSIQDKIYIPISQFTRILKYIESQKQTNKSYNSINI, encoded by the coding sequence ATGGTATCGAAAAAAGAGATTGTCTTTGATATAAAGGAACAAGGTGTTCTGGTGAGTAGagcattaaaaaatgatcTATTAATTGAAGCAATAAGACATTGTGCAAAAGCTTTGAAAATTCTGAGATCTAGCCATATACCACTACCTCTATATTTCGAATTTTATActttaattgatgaaaaatgTTTATCTGTACTTTCGAGATATTTAACTGAAGCTCAAAAAACGAACAAGGTTGATTTAAATGAAGTTTATACGATTATCCAATATACCGGAAATATTTTACCTAGATTATATCTGTTAATAACTGTAGGTAAGTGTTTTTTGAAATCCAACCCTGAATATAGAATTGAAATCCTTAAGGATTTAGCTGAAATGACCAGAGGTGAGCAAGATCCAATAAGAGGTATATTTTTGAGATATTAcatttctaataatattaccCCTGTATTTCTCACAGAAGAATTCAAAGAAGTAGATTTAAGCTTCAAATGCGATTTTATAATGACCAATTTTATCGAATGTAATAAACTCTGGATAAGGTTACAGTTTCAAGGGTTTCTAAAAGAGAGAATCCAACACATTAAAGATAGGGAACATATTAGAGCTATTATTGGTTTAcaattattacaattatcaAACGTATTGAATAGTGACATTGAGAAATACAAATCAGATATTTTACCTGTATTGAACCAGCAATTGATTAAATGTAATGATGTAATGGctcaaaaatatatcttcCAAGTTATTTTGGAGGTATTTCCAGTTAGCTTTCACTTGGATACAATAGAATCTTTATTAGAAACAACTCTGCTTTTGAATCATGATTTATCTATTAGTGAGATAGtcgattatttaattggaagaataaataaagggatagaaaaatttaacattcaattaattgaataCACTAAAGTGTTTTGGGACTATCTAAATGAATTGAACAAGAAAATACCTTCTTTACCTTTATCTGATTTCATACCGTTATTGAATAACATTATGGATATCTCTGtagatgaagaaaaagtaGACAACATAAATGGTTACTTTGAGTTATTGTACAAAAAACTAAAGGGCAGTAATGTTGAGATTGGGAAAGAAGAACACAAGCTtctttttgatttcttgATTTTCTCTAATTTGAAAAGAGTCAAATGCAAcgaaaaattttatttcaagGTTTTAACTTCTTCATCGAAATGGTATTACGATTTACTGCAATTACAACCACGTGAAATTAAAGGACAGATAATAGGAACTTTGCTGTCAAATGTtgtaaattcaaattctcAATTGACgatatcttcttcatcacAAGTCGAATCTTTACTCAAAATCTCAAAAATCATGCTTGATGATTCAGAAGGAAATTACATTGATGCCGCCAAAGATATTATTCCTAaggtaataaattttatttttatgtCATTTAAGTCCGGTacctttaataattcttttgaaattactttaaagataaaaaattggaTATATGACTCCAATCATGATTTCATTGTAAATGTTTATCCATCAATTATAAATCAGCTATGGAAGTTGGTAAGGGTATGCCAGGTAATCGAGAGAAAGTATTCCTCCAACGCAGATTTCTGCCAACATTATAACAATTTATCAAAGCAGCTATTTCGACATATTTCTAGATGTTTAGGAGATATTTTAATGGTAGCGAAGGAAGATGACAAAGATTCAATCGAAATGGCCTACAAATTGTATTTAAATACGGCAACATTGGCGGATCAATTCATGTTAGTTGACATTTCAaatgatttctttttacAAGCTTTTGAATTACTTGAAGAGAAGATTATCAACAAATCCTTTGACCAGATAAGTTTACTGAAGGTTTTGATACAATCATTGCAAAAAActaaatctttaaataatgaagataaagtATATGAAGATTTAGCAATCAGATGTGTAGTCGATGCATCCaagttattgaaaaaacaaaCTCAAAGTTGTGCTATTTCCAGCTGCTCATATCTATGGTGGTGCAAATCAGTGACTATAATGAGCTCCGACAAAATCAAGTCTAATAATAAGTTTTTTAAAGATGGAAAGAGAATATTGGAATGTTTACAAAAATCATTAAGATTAGCTGATTCGGTAATGGATAATATAATGAGCAGTCAAATAATGTTAgaaattttagaaatttgtttatattattatgatACTGAcgaaaaaaatgaaaccCACATTGGattcaattatataaatcaacTAATATCGTTGATACAGAACACTATACAGTCGTTGGAATTAGAAATGACTACAACCCAATTTGCTAATGTTGAAAGGAATGGTGAACTCGGAGCTGATAAAATTGGATTATGGGTTATGGGTATTGGGAATTCCTACATTCCAATTACGTCGATTAATGATGTAAATAGTTCCGACGAtgtgaataataataacaagCACATTGACcacaataatattaaacctGTTAAAGAATTATCAATCCAGgacaaaatatatatccCAATTAGTCAGTTTACGAGGATATTAAAATACATTGAATCTCAGaaacaaacaaataaatcttATAATTCTATAAACATTTAA
- the INO1 gene encoding inositol-3-phosphate synthase INO1 (similar to Saccharomyces cerevisiae INO1 (YJL153C); ancestral locus Anc_1.195), with the protein MTLPAFEPKIIVNNDKCTIEGNTLKSKYTYTSNLVTKNDSTNSYIVDTVKKDYEFNVDLNLPKLGIMLVGLGGNNGTTLLASVLANKNNLEFYSKNFKGLKKANYYGSVTQSSTIKLGIDPKTNDEIYVPFTDILPLSNPNDFVITGWDISDLNCFEAMQRACVLEHDLQMQLKDEMEKIKPLKSIYYPDFIALNQNERANHCFNRKSEAEGNKDPLSLDGLTKNKWSHVEQIRDDIRNFKKENNLDKVIVLWTANTERYSTIEAGVNDNADNLLNAIKNDHSEVSPSTIFAVASILEGVPYINGSPQNTFVPGVIDLAEREHSFIAGDDFKSGQTKMKSVLAQFLVDAGIKPLSIASYNHLGNNDGFNLSSPMQFKSKEISKRGVCDDMIESNQILFNDKVGKTIDHCIVIKYLNAVGDSKVAMDEYYSELMLGGHNRISIHNVCEDSLLATPLIIDLLVMTEFCTRVTYKKLGEGATDYEQFYPVLTLLSYWLKAPLTRPGFKPINGLMKQRAALENFLRLLIGLPPLDDLRFEERLI; encoded by the coding sequence ATGACACTACCTGCTTTCGAAccaaaaattattgttaaCAATGATAAATGTACCATTGAAGGAAATACATTAAAATCAAAGTATACTTATACTAGTAATTTAGTTACTAAAAATGACTCTACAAATTCTTATATAGTTGACACTGTAAAGAAAGATTATGAATTTAATGttgatttgaatttacCAAAGCTAGGTATTATGTTGGTAGGTTTAGGTGGTAATAATGGTACTACTTTGTTGGCGTCGGTTTTGGCAAATAAAAACAACCTTGAATTTTATTcgaaaaattttaaaggtTTGAAGAAAGCTAACTATTACGGTTCTGTTACTCAATCATCTACAATTAAGTTAGGTATTGATCCTAAGACAAATGACGAAATATATGTTCCATTTACTGATATTCTTCCTTTAAGTAATCCAAATGATTTTGTTATTACTGGGTGGGATATTAGTGATTTAAATTGTTTCGAAGCTATGCAAAGGGCATGTGTTTTAGAGCATGACTTACAAATGCAATTAAAGGATGAAATGGAAAAAATCAAACCTCTAAAATCCATTTACTATCCAGACTTCATTGCTTTGAATCAAAATGAAAGAGCCAATCACTGTTTCAATAGAAAATCTGAAGCCGAAGGTAACAAAGATCCATTATCTTTGGATGGTTTAACAAAGAACAAGTGGTCGCACGTTGAGCAAATTCGAGATGATATTAGAAACTTCAAGAAAGAGAATAACTTGGATAAAGTCATTGTTTTATGGACGGCTAACACTGAACGTTACTCTACTATTGAAGCCGGTGTCAATGATAATGCTGACAACTTATTAAACGCTATCAAAAATGATCATAGTGAAGTTTCTCCATCCACTATTTTTGCTGTCGCTTCTATTTTAGAAGGTGTACCTTACATTAATGGTTCCCCACAGAATACATTTGTGCCAGGTGTGATTGACTTAGCTGAAAGAGAGCATTCATTCATTGCTGgtgatgattttaaatcaggtcaaacaaaaatgaaatcaGTTTTAGCGCAATTTTTGGTGGATGCCGGTATTAAACCGTTATCCATTGCTTCTTATAATCATTTGGGTAACAATGATGGTTTCAACTTATCTTCTCCAATGCaatttaaatcaaaagaGATCTCAAAGAGAGGTGTTTGTGACGATATGATTGAATCCAATCAAATcttatttaatgataaagttGGTAAGACTATTGATCACTGTATtgtcattaaatatttaaatgcAGTTGGCGATTCTAAGGTTGCTATGGATGAATATTACAGTGAATTGATGCTAGGTGGCCATAACAGAATTTCAATTCACAACGTGTGTGAAGACTCTTTATTAGCTACTCCTTTAATTATAGATTTGTTAGTTATGACAGAATTTTGTACCAGAGTTacttataaaaaattaggTGAAGGTGCTACTGATTACGAACAATTCTATCCGGTATTGACCCTATTGAGTTACTGGTTAAAGGCACCATTAACTAGACCAGGTTTTAAGCCAATAAATGGTTTAATGAAACAAAGAGCCGCTTTAGAAAACTTTTTAAGATTATTAATTGGCTTACCACCATTAGATGATTTAAGATTCGAAGAAAGATTGATTTAA
- the OAF3 gene encoding Oaf3p (similar to Saccharomyces cerevisiae YKR064W; ancestral locus Anc_1.199) yields MSNVNKTLPIYPKRRNRISVVCTNCKKKKTKCDRNLPCGTCQSTGKDDTCTYIHKVSLKQDTETALAEYGFNNVSSKKGEEDSNSLMNDDVNDITDNVNGTDMDMLSDLTNISTETSTTMGWYANEQRSYLNLAPFGKTSVFKRSSFHQHSIYSNLSMIRQDRYADIFTTFRSIIVRKTVKAYKKDNQKSDSIEFQVENGSNNLENTVTAVNYDKNLHNLKVNEISVTSKDLPKSFSKMDVFEGMTSSNKTSYTNHQLIYKNLIDKYGTSRKWDNDDILNGFSNLNEFMENNMPNKVNFIEIILPFFEKYILKLIPVLDCQILKDEVILLYERVGSKSASIKQFDHIFYCIVLLISRICQISIKYSIGQSNNNSSDIGESQRRNYIDNTILEMRMEKYISIVTALIFRNKLLRKSTLFELINLLLLRFYYWISPELGEGQELEQSQILHSLIVSHCKEIGVSWDIILYDPDYMKVHNDCRPRLTNRNIYNLLYKKIWAYVLYLDRKALLLTGVEFTIGNSYSLNDNILASIGLNKFEENGDNCWYLRMMAVDTLLFKLNNYLHENYTKVNYKKIEELINNIKILIENIEVRYNINNCEELDFELNLLIKQFRMNFTYSQLIWFELNNDIILKNDTMNKLFILAIEMINICYNYFHGQKTNLKFKYTKFYLNKCIEIILNKVISVILQCLIIRLPEKIEDNIENGNKCICDRYTLIKIFFGVCTLYFNEFAYDYYRSFRSMFNAKISYKMFGTNKSNGEKESFTKNFELIIAYLNYKAEKHNTTAVYYNDTMLLTEKLPYINDKKIMTELLLTITENKLVYEGDIEYYRNTVKDMTECSSFYPFNIFLTIYNDAKLNYSCGPISNTKIINGEKDTNGPLNVEIENLGIDNMDITINNITSYSSSNVDQDQEMNVFINELFEPIDILTFF; encoded by the coding sequence atgtCCAATGTTAATAAAACGCTTCCAATTTATCCAAAAAGAAGGAATAGAATCAGTGTAGTATGTACCAATTgtaaaaagaagaagactAAATGCGATAGAAACCTACCATGTGGGACTTGTCAATCTACAGGGAAAGATGACACATGTACGTATATCCACAAAGTTTCATTAAAGCAAGATACAGAGACGGCGTTAGCAGAATATGGTTTTAATAACGTAAGTTCTAAGAAAGGAGAAGAAGATTCTAACAGTTTAATGAATGATGATGTGAATGATATCACAGATAACGTGAACGGAACTGACATGGATATGCTATCTGACCTGACCAATATTTCAACAGAAACGTCAACTACAATGGGTTGGTATGCAAATGAACAACGCtcttatttgaatttggcTCCATTTGGTAAAACATCAGTGTTTAAACGATCTTCCTTTCACCAGCACTCCATCTATAGTAATTTGTCAATGATAAGACAGGATAGGTATGCAGATATTTTTACCACATTTAGATCAATAATTGTTAGAAAAACGGTTAAAGCATATAAAAAGGATAATCAAAAAAGTGATTCTATAGAATTTCAAGTTGAAAATGGTTCAAACAATCTAGAAAATACTGTCACAGCTGTAAAttatgataaaaatttacataACTTAAAGGTCAATGAAATATCAGTGACTTCAAAGGACCTTCCAAAATCATTTAGCAAGATGGACGTTTTTGAAGGAATGACATCTTCTAATAAAACCAGTTATACGAACCATCAgcttatatataaaaatttgattgatAAATATGGTACCAGTCGAAAATGGGACAATGACGATATTTTAAATGGATTTTCAAATCTCAATGAATTTATGGAGAACAATATGCCAAATAAAGtaaatttcattgaaatcATTTTACCTTTCTTTGAGAAGTATATTCTTAAGTTGATACCTGTTCTTGATTGTCAGATTCTTAAAGATGaagttatattattatacgAAAGGGTTGGGTCTAAAAGCGCTAGTATTAAACAGTTTGatcatatattttattgtattgTATTACTAATATCAAGGATTTGTCAGATTTCTATTAAATACAGTATTGGACAATcgaataataattcatctgATATAGGAGAATCACAACGCCgaaattatattgataatacTATATTGGAAATGAGAATGgagaaatatatttcaattgttaCAGCTCTaatatttagaaataaGCTATTAAGAAAGAGTACactttttgaattaattaatcTGTTGTTATTACGATTCTATTACTGGATTTCGCCAGAATTAGGGGAAGGCCAAGAACTTGAACAATCTCAGATTCTTCATTCACTTATAGTTTCCCATTGTAAAGAAATTGGTGTATCGTGGGacataatattatatgatCCAGATTATATGAAAGTTCATAACGATTGCAGGCCGAGGTTGACTAATCgaaatatatacaatttactttataaaaaaatatgggCATATGTGTTATATTTAGACAGAAAAGCACTTTTATTAACTGGAGTTGAATTCACTATAGGTAATTCATATTCTTTAAACGATAACATTTTAGCTTCAATTggtttaaataaatttgaagagaACGGCGACAACTGTTGGTATCTTAGAATGATGGCTGTCGATACTCTTTTATTTAAACTGAACAATTATCTTCATGAAAATTACACTAAAGTAaactataaaaaaattgaagaattgataaataatattaaaatattgatagaaaatattgagGTTCGTTACAACATCAATAACTGTGAGGAATtagattttgaattaaatttattaatcaaACAATTTCGCATGAACTTTACCTACAGTCAATTAATTTGGTTTGAATTAAACAAcgatataatattaaaaaatgacacaatgaacaaattatttattctaGCGATAGAAATGATCAACATATGTTATAATTACTTCCATGGTCAGAAGACgaatttaaaattcaaGTACACTAAATTCTATCTTAACAAATGcattgaaattatattgaataaagtAATTTCCGTCATTTTACAATGTTTAATTATCAGATTACCAGAGAAAATCGAAGACAATATTGAAAACGGTAACAAATGTATATGTGATCGATatacactaataaaaatattttttggaGTATGCACGTTATACTTCAATGAATTTGCATATGATTACTACCGTTCATTTCGTTCAATGTTTAATGCGAAGATATCTTATAAAATGTTTGGTACCAATAAATCCAATGGTGAGAAAGAAAGTTTCACAAAAAATTTCGAACTTATAATTgcttatttaaattataaagcGGAAAAACATAATACCACAGCCGtttattataatgataCTATGTTATTAACTGAAAAACTTCCTTATATAAATGATAAGAAGATCATGACTGAATTACTATTAACTATAACAGAAAACAAATTAGTGTATGAAGGAGATATTGAGTATTATAGGAATACTGTTAAAGATATGACTGAATGTTCATCGTTTTATccattcaatatatttttaacgATTTATAATGAtgcaaaattaaattatagtTGTGGACCAATATCAAACACGAAGATTATTAATGGGGAGAAAGATACTAATGGTCCTTTGAACGTAGAGATAGAGAATCTTGGAATAGATAATATGGACATTACCATTAACAATATAACTAGTTATAGTTCTTCTAATGTGGATCAAGACCAAGAAATGAACgtttttattaatgaattattcGAGCCAATTGATATCTTAACATTTTTCTAG
- the LAS1 gene encoding rRNA-processing protein LAS1 (similar to Saccharomyces cerevisiae LAS1 (YKR063C); ancestral locus Anc_1.200) has protein sequence MHTRIVPWSRKEELDDLKQWFFQKWLNEDDDASNKITDMRIRAIERVNSYTSRGSIYLPHVIATTSQLTASILLDEKFQNQGSTSNEINEETVRLSYTMAIIRFVNGLLDPSQQSVFAIPLHVLAKKINLPSWLVDLRHCGTHERELVSLEMLRMACKESLKWLWNNYWNDEQLDEASSDEDIEEKTPFFGIDAEDLIDIINVLVKIKDLLIENVSIWESQNMQVIRSKNFSDDHEYKNKHGNKKRKRNDIPVSELINNYISTFRNLWKKNTNKQLFIYICVKHYDSIIFDIGLKRLPEFDYELLKWLIETFSNPDHSKVKNNVIELLRVFKSWDKLDTKVLKPLFENINYKAIPSSWSKWKLLIEAHPNYLSLYTYQSMIALFKDSNMKTKKKHVKKAIADQINAISETMETFIGSYNGKFKKADVESFFEGRQKVESKVSASTIISKPTKSTNVDSILEDLANLKQKTSKKPKLTTSPDQSILIFQDHPNWEPKPFGIL, from the coding sequence ATGCATACCCGAATCGTTCCCTGGTCgagaaaagaagaattagatgATTTGAAGCAATGGTTTTTCCAAAAATGGTTAAATGAAGACGACGATGCATCTAACAAAATCACAGATATGCGTATAAGAGCTATCGAAAGAGTCAATAGTTATACTAGCAGGggttcaatatatttaccaCATGTAATTGCCACTACCTCACAGTTAACTgcttcaattttattagacgaaaaatttcaaaatcaagGCTCTACTTCTAATGAAATAAACGAGGAAACAGTAAGATTAAGTTATACAATGGCAATAATTAGATTTGTTAATGGTTTACTCGATCCTAGTCAGCAATCAGTGTTTGCAATCCCTTTACATGTTTTagcaaaaaaaatcaatctTCCGTCATGGTTAGTAGATCTTAGACATTGTGGTACACATGAGAGAGAATTAGTGAGTCTTGAAATGCTTCGAATGGCTTGTAAAGAGTCATTGAAATGGCTTTGGAATAATTACTGGAATGATGAACAACTAGATGAAGCTTCGAGTGATGAAGACATTGAAGAGAAAACACCTTTTTTTGGCATTGATGCTGAAGATTTAATAGACATCATTAATGTGTTAGTTAAAATCAAAGATCTGTTGATAGAAAATGTTTCTATTTGGGAAAGTCAAAATATGCAAGTGATAAGAAGCAAGAACTTTAGTGATGATCATGAATATAAGAACAAACAtggaaataaaaaaagaaaaagaaatgacATACCAGTTTCGGAGTTAATCAATAATTACATTTCAACTTTTAGAAATTTATGGAAGAAAAATACCAACAAACAGttattcatttatatttgtgtGAAACACTATGATTCTatcatttttgatattggTTTGAAGAGACTGCCTGAATTTGATTATGAACTGCTCAAATGGTTGATAGAGACTTTTTCGAATCCCGATCATTCTAAggttaaaaataatgtaatTGAATTACTTAGAGTTTTTAAATCATGGGATAAGTTAGACACCAAAGTATTGAAACcgttatttgaaaatataaattataaagcTATACCTTCAAGCTGGAGCAAATGGAAACTACTTATAGAAGCTCATCCTAATTATCTGTCATTATATACTTACCAATCGATGATCGCATTATTCAAGGATAGTAACATGAAAACGAAAAAGAAACATGTTAAAAAAGCCATTGCTGATCAAATAAACGCAATCTCGGAAACAATGGAAACATTTATAGGATCTTATAATGGTAAGTTCAAGAAAGCAGATGTAGAGAGTTTTTTTGAGGGAAGGCAAAAAGTTGAATCTAAGGTATCCGCATCCacaattatttcaaaaccTACTAAG